Proteins encoded in a region of the Mycoplasma mobile 163K genome:
- a CDS encoding lipoprotein 17-related variable surface protein — translation MFKQINKKSLIGIGALAVVSILPISVVACASNSSKIESALNSIVATNFTISNKNKLASEINLTNLTTELTITRAVIDGVSITYSIKQKSVNDTTGTITLIVTGTIRSLTRTKNLEISGFQTTEQRNANIAIAQEAINPITVLERTQLNQIATTLASSVDISNLDLFVQTPFPLGNGVRFTLSPIFSTSMEQIKTDDTTGTLALRLTASFNGGSVSKVLTVDGFKKI, via the coding sequence ATGTTTAAACAAATAAATAAAAAATCACTTATTGGAATAGGGGCCTTAGCAGTGGTATCCATTTTACCAATTAGTGTTGTTGCTTGTGCTTCTAATAGTTCAAAAATTGAAAGTGCTTTAAATTCAATTGTTGCAACAAATTTTACAATTAGTAATAAAAATAAATTAGCTTCAGAAATTAATTTAACTAATTTAACAACGGAACTAACAATAACTCGTGCAGTAATTGATGGTGTTAGCATTACTTATTCAATTAAACAAAAAAGTGTAAATGATACAACAGGAACTATAACTTTAATTGTCACAGGAACAATTCGTTCTTTAACAAGAACTAAAAATCTAGAAATTTCAGGTTTTCAAACAACTGAACAAAGAAATGCAAATATAGCTATTGCTCAAGAAGCTATCAATCCAATTACTGTTTTAGAAAGAACTCAACTAAATCAAATTGCAACTACATTAGCTTCAAGTGTTGACATTAGTAATTTAGATCTTTTTGTTCAAACTCCTTTTCCTTTAGGTAATGGTGTAAGATTTACTTTAAGTCCTATTTTTTCAACTTCAATGGAGCAAATTAAAACAGATGATACAACAGGAACTTTAGCTTTAAGATTAACAGCAAGTTTTAATGGTGGAAGTGTTTCTAAAGTTTTAACTGTTGATGGATTTAAGAAAATTTAA